A window of the Anoplopoma fimbria isolate UVic2021 breed Golden Eagle Sablefish chromosome 17, Afim_UVic_2022, whole genome shotgun sequence genome harbors these coding sequences:
- the cpne1 gene encoding copine-1 isoform X1, with protein sequence MAVVIRLQGLPIVAGTMDIRHFFSGLTIPDGGVHIVGGEHGEAFIVFATDEDARLGMMRTGGSIKNSKVSLLLSSKTEMQNMIELSRRRFEAGAGSVETATPSAGNANRQAGTAPIPTVHQGAGGRSSSHGNQGFGNTQVSVTAASSSQEQPSNKAVVSVVPSFPNSYSSAPTITTALASLNAGPPPIPPLPSMPSMPPMPSMPNIPVPPPVTSIPPLPTVSPMSQGPPMPPMSHLSHMSSMPPFNPSLPPPGGMGSGLPLGTPNPMLFNPLSPLASLGLQAHMKAAAAAAAAGAGVAHPDELFVLLQNLPFSCSEMEVREFFRGLGVEGARLLRDGQGRPTGRAMVKFFSPQDSFEAVKRGGGMMGQRFIEITPGSERQWASLNDGMIIHAPHNIGKSNNSNESQEQHHRRGNVMAGGREQRGRSRSPHRQEFCVYLKGLPYEADKKQIKEFFTNLSIMEDSVYIAYGPNGRATGEGFLEFRAEQDYKTALGAHMQYMGTRFIQVHPISRKGMLEKIDTIRKREASQGDGKNQDGLKVPRNCAHITNIPYNVSKKDVRAFLEGVGLYEDTLKVLTDSHGNGLGQAIFQLRTEEDARKAERLHRQKLNGRDAFVHLVTFDQMKEIERNPPPQNKRGQRNQNQQNQNQNQHQQAQPSPQQPQINPFAGISGEEFNFLRNTMGNLNNAPFVTPFSAPGNGLAGPPPLPPLGAGLGEVNLGVAPPLVAGLPGAPIMEPPGFRPGAAGGAPFSQDGLRGLVPFDNANRKGGGGGQPRGGGANNNQGRPGGGATGGQQVFTPGTEGLRNQPAPGGSQQSQHNPNSQRGAPGPTIVKLQNMPFTVTVDEIMDFFYGYQVLQGSVCLQFSEKGLPTGEAMVAFQNHEEATAAVMDLNDRPIGARKVKISLG encoded by the coding sequence ATGGCGGTAGTCATCAGGCTACAGGGCCTGCCCATAGTGGCCGGCACCATGGACATCAGACACTTCTTCTCTGGCCTAACCATCCCTGACGGGGGAGTGCACATCGTGGGGGGTGAACATGGCGAAGCCTTCATTGTCTTCGCCACCGACGAAGACGCTAGGCTGGGGATGATGCGTACAGGCGGGTCCATCAAGAACTCCAAAGTGTCGCTGTTGCTTAGCAGCAAGACAGAGATGCAGAACATGATTGAACTCAGCCGCCGCAGGTTTGAGGCTGGGGCGGGCTCTGTGGAGACCGCCACACCTTCAGCAGGAAACGCTAATCGACAAGCAGGCACTGCCCCCATACCCACAGTGCATCAAGGGGCAGGAGGTAGAAGCAGTAGCCATGGAAACCAAGGTTTCGGTAATACCCAAGTCTCAGTGACGGCGGCAAGCTCTTCTCAGGAGCAACCGAGCAACAAGGCAGTAGTCAGTGTGGTGCCCAGCTTCCCCAACAGTTACAGCTCCGCCCCCACAATCACCACAGCTCTTGCATCGCTCAATGCAGGCCCCCCACCCATCCCTCCACTTCCCAGCATGCCTTCCATGCCCCCCATGCCCTCAATGCCCAATATTCCAGTTCCTCCTCCAGTGACCTCCATTCCGCCCTTACCTACTGTCTCCCCCATGTCCCAAGGACCTCCAATGCCTCCTATGTCCCACCTCTCCCACATGTCCTCCATGCCTCCCTTCAACCCCTCCCTACCTCCCCCAGGAGGAATGGGTTCAGGCCTCCCTCTTGGAACCCCCAACCCCATGCTGTTTaaccctctctcccctctcgcCTCGCTGGGCCTCCAGGCTCATAtgaaggctgctgctgctgctgcagcggcCGGAGCTGGAGTGGCCCATCCCGATGAGTTGTTTGTCCTCCTGCAGAACCTCCCGTTCTCCTGCTCAGAGATGGAGGTCAGGGAGTTTTTTCGGGGTCTGGGGGTGGAAGGGGCTCGCCTGCTGAGGGACGGGCAGGGACGGCCAACTGGCAGGGCTATGGTCAAGTTCTTCTCACCCCAGGACAGCTTTGAAGCTGTGAAGAGGGGAGGTGGCATGATGGGCCAAAGGTTCATTGAAATCACCCCAGGCTCTGAGCGGCAATGGGCCAGCCTCAATGACGGCATGATAATCCATGCTCCTCACAATATCGGCAAGTCAAATAACAGCAACGAGTCACAGGAACAGCATCATCGCCGTGGTAATGTCATGGCAGGAGGCAGGGAACAGCGAGGAAGGTCACGATCTCCGCACCGGCAAGAATTCTGTGTCTACTTGAAGGGCCTGCCCTACGAGGCGGACAAGAAACAGATAAAAGAGTTTTTTACTAATTTGTCCATCATGGAGGACAGCGTCTACATTGCTTATGGGCCCAACGGGCGAGCCACAGGAGAGGGCTTCCTTGAGTTCAGAGCAGAACAGGACTACAAGACTGCTCTGGGTGCTCACATGCAGTATATGGGCACCCGCTTCATCCAGGTCCACCCAATCAGCCGTAAGGGAATGCTTGAAAAAATAGACACCATTCGCAAACGTGAAGCATCACAGGGTGACGGCAAGAACCAGGATGGCTTGAAAGTTCCCAGGAACTGCGCCCACATCACCAACATCCCTTACAATGTCTCCAAGAAGGATGTCCGTGCCTTCCTGGAGGGTGTGGGGCTTTACGAGGACACCCTTAAAGTTCTGACTGATAGCCATGGCAACGGTTTAGGGCAAGCTATCTTTCAGCTGCGGACCGAGGAAGACGCCCGCAAGGCCGAGAGACTGCACCGCCAAAAACTCAATGGCCGTGATGCCTTTGTCCACCTGGTGACCTTTGATCAGATGAAGGAAATTGAAAGGAATCCTCCTCCTCAGAACAAGAGGGGCCAACGCAACCAGAACCAGCAGAACCAAAATCAGAACCAGCACCAGCAAGCCCAGCCCAGTCCCCAGCAACCCCAGATCAACCCATTTGCTGGGATTAGTGGGGAGGAGTTTAACTTTCTCAGAAACACCATGGGGAACCTCAATAATGCCCCCTTTGTGACTCCATTCTCAGCCCCAGGGAATGGTCTAGCAggccctcctcctctccctcctctgggAGCAGGGCTGGGGGAGGTTAACCTTGGCGTGGCTCCCCCATTAGTTGCAGGTCTTCCTGGAGCTCCAATCATGGAGCCCCCGGGCTTTCGAcctggagcagcaggaggagctccGTTCAGCCAGGATGGGCTGAGAGGGTTGGTGCCGTTTGACAATGCAAACAgaaaaggaggtggaggaggacagcccagagggggaggggctaaCAACAACCAAGGGCGGCCAGGGGGAGGAGCTACTGGTGGTCAGCAGGTGTTCACTCCAGGAACTGAAGGTCTCCGTAACCAGCCAGCCCCTGGAGGATCCCAACAGTCCCAACACAATCCCAACAGTCAGCGTGGTGCTCCTGGCCCAACAATCGTAAAGCTTCAGAACATGCCGTTCACTGTGACCGTGGACGAGATCATGGACTTCTTCTATGGCTACCAGGTGCTGCAAGGCTCAGTCTGCCTGCAGTTCAGTGAGAAAGGCCTGCCAACTGGCGAGGCCATGGTGGCCTTCCAGAACCACGAGGAGGCCACTGCCGCTGTTATGGACCTCAATGACCGACCTATTGGAGCACGTAAGGTCAAGATAAGCCTGGGTTAA
- the nfs1 gene encoding cysteine desulfurase, mitochondrial, with product MLSPGMTASSRLLRPISRLPLWLGSDGRAASSLQKVELIKKHELEKDEPRPLYMDFQATTPMDPRVLDAMLPYQVNYYGNPHSRTHAYGWESESAMEMARKQVADLIGADPREIIFTSGATESNNMAIKGVARFYQTKKRHVITTQTEHKCVLDSCRVLESEGFSVTYLPVRSNGLLDLELLEASIRPDTSLLSVMTVNNEIGVKQPIKEIGQICRSKGVFLHTDAAQAVGKIPINVTDWKIDLMSISGHKIYGPKGVGALYVRRRPRVRLEPLQNGGGQERGLRSGTVPTPLAVGLGAACSIAQQEMEYDDYRVSMLANRLVQKLTSELPDVILNGDAEQRYNGCINLSFAYVEGESLLMALKDVALSSGSACTSASLEPSYVLRAIGTDEDLAHSSIRFGIGRFTTEAEVDYTAEKCITQVSRLREMSPLWEMVQEGIDLKSIKWTQH from the exons ATGCTTTCCCCAGGCATGACCGCCTCCTCTCGGCTGCTCAGGCCGATTTCAAGGCTCCCTCTCTGGCTGGGCTCTGATGGAAGAGCCGCCAGTTCTCTGCAGAAAG taGAGTTGATAAAGAAACATGAACTGGAGAAAGATGAGCCCCGCCCCCTCTACATGGACTTCCAGGCCACCACGCCCATG gaccCCCGGGTGCTGGACGCCATGTTGCCATACCAGGTGAATTACTACGGCAACCCTCACTCCAGAACACACGCCTACGGCTGGGAGAGCGAGAGCGCCATGGAGATGGCCaggaag cAGGTGGCTGATCTGATTGGAGCCGATCCCAGAGAGATCATCTTCACCAGCGGAGCCACCGAGTCCAACAACATGGCCATCAAG GGCGTGGCCAGGTTCTACCAGACGAAGAAGCGTCATGTGATCACCACGCAGACGGAGCACAAATGTGTGCTGGACTCGTGTCGAGTTCTGGAGTCCGAAGGGTTCAGTGTCACCTACCTGCCAGTCCGGTCGAACGGACTGCTGGACCTGGAG ctgttGGAGGCCTCCATCCGTCCTGACACCTCCCTGTTGTCAGTGATGACCGTCAACAATGAGATCGGAGTCAAGCAGCCCATCAAGGAGAttg GTCAGATTTGTCGCTCTAAGGGAGTCTTCCTCCACACCGACGCCGCTCAGGCCGTCGGAAAGATTCCCATCAACGTCACGGACTGGAAGATTGATCTGATGTCCATCAGCGGCCACAAGATCTACGGACCTAAAG gtgtgggTGCTTTGTACGTGCGTCGTCGGCCCAGAGTGCGCTTGGAGCCGCTGCAGAACGGCGGCGGGCAGGAGAGGGGGCTCCGCTCCGGCACCGTCCCCACCCCGCTGGCTGTGGGGCTGGGAGCCGCCTGCAGCATCGCACAGCAGGAGATGGAG taTGATGATTACAGAGTGTCCATGCTGGCTAATCGTCTGGTCCAGAAGCTCACGTCTGAGCTTCCTGACGTCATCCTGAACGGAGATGCAGAACAACGCTACAATG GCTGCATCAACTTGTCCTTTGCTTATGTGGAGGGAGAGAGTCTGCTGATGGCGCTGAAGGATGTGGCTCTGTCATCTGGGAG tgCATGTACGTCAGCGTCTCTGGAGCCGTCATACGTCCTCAGAGCGATCGGAACAGATGAGGACCTGGCTCACTCATCCATCAG gtttGGTATTGGCAGGTTCACCACAGAGGCAGAGGTGGACTACACAGCAGAGAAATGTATCACGCAGGTCAGCCGGCTCAGAGAGATGAG tcctctGTGGGAGATGGTCCAAGAAGGCATCGATCTGAAGAGCATCAAGTGGACGCAGCACTAG
- the c17h6orf89 gene encoding bombesin receptor-activated protein C6orf89 homolog, translating into MGTTTSEPCIYDKLSESIDILRQSGYRYGMSEREIERFIKQVLETNEPRREPPQFPILRATIKFVVAVGFLLVAFLAFTYPQSGPQLGLVNLGCYNWSSPLSHVRLLSLPIAKKYNLQGFHEWWSAGSLRQNLVNCSGCAEISSVLEVPESLRGTVALRRGPQLVLLKGGESLSVQRQQLEELYLAHSGSMSILLEEDDGLPNHNLGLPQGPANFTLLWRFSSGTREKVLRWLFPKAELCPLLDSAGTIVQRCLVTHSTNSQSKGVGVFGWLVVGEGLPTVRVLPVQRCQKHCSSFNLWLTPGDMVYADPRYWQMELFPGRGQNIICDGSAF; encoded by the exons ATGGGAACGACGACGAGCGAGCCGTGCATCTACGACAAGCTGTCGGAGAGCATCGACATCCTCCGGCAGTCGGGCTACCGCTACGGCATGTCGGAGAGGGAGATCGAGAGGTTCATCAAGCAGGTGCTGGAGACCAACGAGCCGAGGAGAGAGCCTCCACAGTTCCCCATCCTGAGAGCCACCATAAAG TTTGTGGTGGCGGTGGGCTTCCTGCTGGTGGCGTTTCTCGCCTTCACGTACCCTCAGAGCGGCCCACAGCTGGGTCTGGTCAACCTCGGCTGTTACAACTGGTCGTCCCCCCTCAGCCACGTCCGCCTGCTGTCCCTGCCCATCGCCAAGAAGTACAACCTGCAAG gtttccatgaatggTGGAGTGCCGGCTCTCTCAGGCAGAACCTGGTCAACTGTTCTGGCTGTGCGGAGATCTCCTCGGTGCTGGAGGTCCCGGAGAGCCTCAGAGGGACGGTGGCTCTGCGACGGGGGCCGCAGCTCGTCCTGctaaag GGTGGGGAGTCCCTCAGCGTGCAGCGGCAGCAGCTCGAGGAGCTCTACTTGGCTCATTCAGGCTCCATGTCCAtcctgctggaggaggacgaCGGTCTGCCCAACCATAACCTGGGCCTCCCCCAAGGACCCGCCAACTTCACTCTGCTCTG GAGGTTCAGCTCTGGGACCAGGGAGAAGGTCTTGAGGTGGCTCTTCCCGAAGGCGGAGctctgccccctgctggacagtgCTGGGACCATCGTGCAGCGCTGCCTGGTCACCCACAGCACAAACTCCCAGAGCAAA GGTGTCGGGGTGTTCGGCTGGCTGGTGGTCGGCGAGGGTCTTCCAACGGTTCGAGTTCTGCCCGTTCAACGCTGCCAGAAACACTGCAGCTCCTTCAACCTGTGGCTGACACCTGGAGACATGG TCTACGCCGACCCTCGGTACTGGCAGATGGAGCTGTTCCCGGGCCGAGGCCAGAACATCATCTGTGACGGATCGGCCTTCTAA